A stretch of Brassica rapa cultivar Chiifu-401-42 chromosome A08, CAAS_Brap_v3.01, whole genome shotgun sequence DNA encodes these proteins:
- the LOC103833106 gene encoding photosystem I chlorophyll a/b-binding protein 5, chloroplastic, which translates to MSVFLRGGIAGGFHLRSRDSSAVITKRRISSVGAVTGRSVNPAAAIEQRATWLPGLEPPPYLDGKLAGDYGFDPLGLGEDPKSLKWYVQAELVHARFAMLGVAGILLTDLLRTTGISNLPVWYEAGATKFDFASTKTLIVVQFLLMGFAETKRYMDFVSPGSQAAEGTFFGLEAALEGLEPGYPGGPFLNPLGLAKDIKNAHDWKLKEIKNGRLAMMAMLGFFVQASVTHTGPIDNLVEHLSNPWHKTIIQTLFTSAS; encoded by the exons atgtcTGTCTTCTTACGCGGAGGAATCGCCGGAGGATTTCATCTCCGTAGTCGTGACTCCTCAGCCGTCATCACAAAACGACGAATCTCATCCGTTGGAGCCGTAACAGGACGAAGCGTCAATCCAGCAGCAGCCATTGAACAACGTGCCACATGGCTACCTGGTCTCGAACCTCCTCCTTACCTCGACGGAAA gttaGCTGGAGATTACGGGTTTGACCCGCTCGGTTTAGGAGAGGATCCGAAAAGTTTGAAATGGTATGTTCAAGCAGAGCTTGTCCACGCTCGTTTCGCCATGCTCGGTGTTGCCGGAATACTCTTAACCGAC CTACTTCGTACCACAGGGATTAGCAACTTACCTGTTTGGTACGAAGCTGGAGCAACGAAATTTGATTTTGCCAGCACAAAGACTCTCATTGTTGTACAGTTTCTACTCATGGg GTTTGCTGAGACCAAAAGGTATATGGACTTCGTCTCACCAGGATCTCAAGCCGCAGAAGGAACATTCTTTGGACTTGAAGCAGCACTCGAAGGGCTCGAGCCCGG ATATCCTGGAGGGCCGTTCTTGAATCCGCTAGGCCTTGCTAAGGATATCAAGAACGCTCATGACTGGAAGCTTAAGGAGATCAAGAATG GTCGTCTAGCGATGATGGCGATGCTAGGGTTCTTCGTTCAAGCCTCAGTGACTCACACTGGTCCTATCGATAACCTCGTCGAGCATCTCTCTAATCCATGGCATAAGACCATCATTCAAACCCTCTTCACCTCTGCTTCTTAG
- the LOC108869290 gene encoding F-box protein At2g16450 produces the protein MSLTSSFGDGGFDLGNGMYEEFKTDSARFRSVSKLWASILDSPYFKDLYLTKSLAQPRLIFAIEENGLIYFYGVWTDEERAPVICNPKTGRYETLPYISRTLGTRGMRWRKIGCSLRVEIESEGVCINGVLYYLGYM, from the exons ATGTCTCTCACCTCTTCATTCGGAGATGGAGGCtttgatttgggcaatggaatgtatgaagaatttaagacagATTCAG CTAGGTTTCGCAGCGTGTCCAAGCTATGGGCATCAATACTTGATAGTCCATACTTCAAAGATTTGTACCTGACTAAGTCCTTGGCTCAGCCTCGTCTCATATTTGCCATCGAAGAAAATG GTTTGATCTATTTCTATGGTGTGTGGACGGACGAAGAAAGAGCGCCCGTGATATGTAACCCTAAAACTGGACGGTATGAGACCTTACCTTATATTTCAAG GACACTGGGAACTAGAGGAATGAGGTGGAGAAAGATCGGATGTTCCTTAAGAGTTGAGATTGAGAGTGAAGGGGTATGCATTAATGGAGTTTTGTATTACTTAGGTTACATGTGA
- the LOC103833107 gene encoding protein WEAK CHLOROPLAST MOVEMENT UNDER BLUE LIGHT-like 2 produces MKSFVTMVDADKVSNDFSLLPDLNDDSSTPFNNSLEFDSSILDLLTMEDGRDTPNLLPDHNPFLESLHAPPQEDQHIFAEAESPKVYIAPRVMVNHEDSFSLDSRIDSIEDARIISLPDSPRGSQDVGLSRLRVPGSPRAFVHPRTSGSPRFGSPTSPVLIDTTAPFESVKDAVSKFGGITDWKAHKIQTIERRKTVDQDLEKIQEDMPEYKKQAVVAEEAKEQVLMELERTRSTVEKLKLELEKAEKEEQQAQQDSDLAKLRVEEMEQGIADDSSVAAKAQIEVAKERHFSAVSELRNLREEIETVSNEYESLLKEKQLAEKKAEDSVLEAKDVEKQMTDLTIEVIATKQLLESAQAVHLEAEEKKFDAAMARDQDLYNREKELRMVEEEIERLRQEIHAADDVKIKLETASVLQQDLRAEIPAYKDSNDKRNNSDIQAAVDSARKELQEVKSNIEKANSEVKTLKIIVGSLQSELEREKKDLSETKHREALSVQRDGEEAREEGCKEIASMLQEAKKEADEANSLALAAREALRKAKEESDEARTEVTAIESQLAEAKREMEAAKASEKLAFAAIKALQETECGKKIEDVSSSPRSIIISVEEYYELSKKAHEVEEAANRKLSEIVSQIEAAKEEESRVLEKLEEVSRETALQKQKLKEAMGKVEKARDGKVGMDHELRKWSSEKSPKTSPEGGEKENHDLGKSKSALHSATSFAFGEQGSSNVGDSNNVTPETKKKKKKFSLLPKVFMFLSRKKSNK; encoded by the exons ATGAAGAG TTTCGTGACGATGGTGGATGCTGATAAAGTTTCCAACGACTTTTCTTTACTTCCTGATCTCAATGATGATTCCTCGACCCCTTTCAATAACAGTCTCGAATTCGATTCATCCATTCTTGATCTCCTAACCATGGAAGATGGACGAGATACACCAAATCTCTTACCAGACCACAATCCATTTCTTGAGTCTCTGCATGCTCCACCTCAAGAAGATCAACATATTTTTGCTGAAGCAGAGTCTCCAAAGGTTTACATTGCGCCAAGAGTCATGGTAAACCACGAGGACTCGTTTTCTCTAGACTCTAGAATCGACAGCATAGAAGATGCAAGGATTATTAGTTTGCCGGATTCACCTAGAGGAAGCCAAGATGTGGGTCTCTCTCGTCTTCGAGTTCCTGGCTCACCAAGAGCGTTTGTGCATCCGAGAACTTCTGGATCCCCACGTTTTGGGTCACCCACGAGTCCTGTTTTGATCGATACAACTGCGCCGTTCGAATCCGTTAAGGATGCAGTTTCCAAGTTTGGTGGGATCACAGATTGGAAAGCACATAAAATTCAGACAATAGAG AGACGAAAGACGGTGGATCAAGATCTTGAGAAGATACAAGAGGATATGCCTGAGTACAAGAAACAGGCTGTTGTAGCGGAAGAGGCGAAGGAGCAGGTGTTGATGGAGCTCGAGAGGACAAGGAGCACCGTCGAAAAGCTAAAACTGGAGCTAGAAAAGGCTGAGAAAGAGGAGCAACAAGCGCAACAAGACTCTGATCTTGCGAAGCTGCGTGTGGAGGAAATGGAGCAAGGGATAGCTGATGACTCGAGCGTAGCAGCAAAAGCGCAGATCGAGGTGGCTAAAGAGAGGCATTTCTCAGCGGTTTCAGAGCTAAGAAACTTGCGAGAGGAGATAGAAACGGTCAGTAATGAGTATGAATCTTTAttgaaagaaaaacaattgGCAGAGAAGAAAGCAGAGGACTCTGTTTTGGAAGCTAAAGATGTAGAGAAGCAGATGACAGATTTGACAATAGAGGTGATAGCCACTAAGCAGTTATTGGAGTCAGCTCAAGCGGTTCATCTCGAAGCTGAAGAGAAGAAATTCGATGCAGCCATGGCTCGGGACCAGGACCTTTATAACCGCGAAAAGGAGCTGAGAATGGTGGAAGAGGAGATCGAGAGGCTTAGACAAGAGATTCACGCGGCCGACGATGTGAAAATCAAACTAGAGACTGCCTCTGTACTTCAGCAAGACCTGAGGGCGGAGATACCTGCTTACAAAGACTCAAACGATAAGAGAAACAACAGTGACATTCAAGCAGCGGTTGATTCCGCGAGGAAGGAGCTTCAGGAAGTTAAATCCAACATCGAGAAAGCGAATTCCGAGGTGAAGACGTTGAAGATAATTGTTGGATCATTACAGTCTGAActtgaaagagagaagaaagatctCTCGGAAACCAAACATAGAGAAGCTCTTTCAGTTCAAAGAGACGGCGAAGAGGCGAGAGAGGAGGGATGCAAAGAAATAGCCAGTATGTTGCAAGAAGCTAAAAAAGAAGCAGATGAGGCAAATTCACTTGCCTTAGCTGCTCGAGAGGCGCTGAGAAAGGCGAAGGAAGAGTCAGACGAAGCGAGAACAGAAGTCACTGCAATAGAAAGTCAGTTAGCTGAGGCAAAAAGGGAAATGGAAGCTGCTAAAGCTTCTGAGAAGTTGGCCTTCGCTGCGATAAAAGCATTGCAGGAGACTGAATGTGGTAAGAAAATTGAAGACGTTAGTAGCTCACCAAGAAGCATAATAATATCAGTGGAGGAGTATTATGAGCTAAGCAAGAAGGCACATGAGGTAGAGGAAGCAGCAAACAGAAAACTATCAGAGATTGTCTCTCAGATCGAGGCGGCTAAGGAAGAGGAATCAAGAGTCTTGGAAAAGCTAGAGGAAGTGAGCAGAGAAACAGctcttcaaaaacaaaaactaaaagaagCAATGGGGAAAGTAGAGAAGGCTAGAGATGGGAAAGTTGGTATGGACCACGAGTTGCGAAAATGGAGTTCAGAGAAGAGCCCAAAGACTAGTCCAGAGGGTGGGGAAAAGGAGAATCATGACTTAGGCAAGTCGAAATCGGCTTTACATTCAGCAACATCATTTGCATTTGGTGAACAAGGAAGCAGCAATGTTGGAGATAGTAATAATGTGACACctgaaacaaagaagaaaaagaagaagttttCTTTGCTGCCAAAAGTCTTCATGTTCTTGTCAAGAAAGAAATCAAACAAGTGA